AAGTCCTCCTGCGCATACGGACCGCCAACCCGTTCCTGCGGTCCAGGGGCCAAAAGTGCTTGGGCGACCTCGGCTGGAGACATCCCGAACTGCAACGGACCCACGCCGGCTCCCGACCGCAGCTCCCAGCACTCCCGCTCCGCATCCGTGCCCATCCACCCACTCCTGCGTTCAACCGGTCCGGATTTGCTTCTGTTGCTCAGGCCGCATGCGTACGGCCATGGGCCAAGATGCCAACTCAGCTGCCCAAGTGCCAACGGGGGTGCTGCTCTCGGCCGGAGTCATTCTGAAACGATCAGTAAGACCGTGTGTACGACTAGACTCACCGTCTGCACAGATGGTCGGCGGGGAGAGGCGGGGGCTGTGGCGCAGGCGAGGAAGATCGCGCTCTACGTGGTGGTGGTCTTCGTGCTGTACACGATCATCACGTCTCCCGCCCGCGCCGCCGATCTCGTCCAGGTCGGGTTCGAAGGCGTGTCCAGCGCCGCACAGGGGGTCGGGGACTTCATGTCGGAGCTGGTGAACTGACCGCCGACCGGGCGTGCGGCGGTACCGCTTCCCGTTTCCGGCCCGGTCCCACCCAGTTCCGGACGAAAGACCCCAGGAGAACCCCATGATCCGCCATCTGGTCCTGTTCAAGCTGAACGACGGCGTCGAGCGGGACGATCCGCGGGTCGTCGCCGGCGCCGAGGCCTTCCGCGCGCTCGGGGAGAAGATCCCGGAGGTGGAGTTCTGGGAGTGCGCCTGGAACATCACCGACCGGCCGATCGCCTACGACTTCGCGATCAACTCGGCGGTGGCGGACGAGGACTCCCTGAAGCGCTACATCGGACATCCGGAGCACCAGGCAGTCGCCGGACAGTGGCGCGAGTTCGCCACTTGGGTGATCGCGGACTACCCCTTCTGAGCCCTTCCCCGCCCCACGCCCGGCCCCCCGCCCTTCAGCGGAGGGGCTTTCCGGCATGTTTAAACCGAATTCACCCTCAACACGGCTCTATGCGGTGCTTGCACACAGCCGACATGTCTTGTGATGCTATGACCGCTTTTGACGAATGAGTTGACCGTAGTTGACCGCAAAGGGGTGGCGACACCGTGCCGGCCAGTACAGCGCCTCAAGTCCCGCCCCAGAACGTCCAGACCGACGAGGCCCGGTCGGTGACGCCCGGGACCCCCGCGCCCGGCAGGACCAGGGGCGCGGACACCAGGGCCCTCACCCAGGTGCTCTTCGGGCGCCTCAAGGACCTCGAACCGGGCACCCCGGAGCACGACAGGGTGCGTACCGCGCTGATCGAGGCGAACCTGCCTCTCGTACGGTACGCGGCGGCACGTTTCCGCAGCCGCAACGAGCCGATGGAGGACGTCGTCCAGGTCGGCACGATCGGCCTGATCAACGCCATCGACCGCTTCGACCCGGAACGCGGTGTCCAGTTCCCGACGTTCGCCATGCCCACCGTGGTGGGCGAGATCAAGCGCTACTTCCGGGACAACGTGCGCACCGTCCACGTGCCGCGCCGGCTGCACGAGCTCTGGGTGCAGGTCACCGGCGCCACCGAGGACCTGACGACCGCCCACGGGCGCTCCCCGACCACCGCCGAGATCGCCCAGCGGCTGAAGATCTCGGAGGAGGAGGTGCTCGCCTGCATCGAGGCGGGCCGCTCCTACCACGCGACCTCCCTGGAAGCCGCGCAGGAGGGCGACGGGCTGCCCGGCCTGCTGGACCGGCTCGGTTACGAGGACCCGGCGCTCGCCGGGGTCGAACACCGCGACCTGGTACGGCATCTGCTCGTCCAGCTGCCCGAGCGGGAGCAGCGGATCCTGCTGCTGCGCTACTACAACAACCTGACGCAGTCGCAGATCAGCGCCGAGCTCGGCGTCTCGCAGATGCATGTGTCAAGGCTTCTGGCCAGAAGTTTCGCCCGGCTGCGATCCGCAAACAGGATCGAGGCGTAACCGGAACGGGTAGACCGTACCGAGGTATTTCACGGGGTTCAAAAGCCCCACACCCCCTGTTTCCTGCGCAGTTTCACCGCTGACTTGTCGACTTGTCACTACAGCGTGTTGCCGACATGTGACATTCTGCTGGAACCGCGTTTGCCGCAGCCCCACCTCCGGTATCCAGGTGGAGGCTGCGTTCCTCCGATGGTCGTGGCCACCGCGACCGTCCGCGACCTCAAGGGGGTGGCATGTCCGCAGACCAGGGCAGCTCGAAGGTGCTCACGCTCACGAAGAGCGTGCCGGCACCCGCCGTGCTCACCAGCTCGTCGGAAGCCATCGACACCCGCACGCTGTCCCGCTCCCTGTTCCTGCGGCTCGCCGCACTGGGCCCCTGCGGCCCGGACGGGAGGGAAAGCCCGGAGCGGGCGTACGTGCGGGACACGCTCATCGAACTCAACCTCCCTCTCGTGCGGTACGCGGCGGCACGTTTCCGCAGCCGCAACGAACCGATGGAGGACATCGTCCAGGTCGGCACGATCGGCCTGATCAAGGCGATCGACCGCTTCGACTGCGAGCGGGGGGTGGAGTTCCCCACCTTCGCGATGCCGACGGTCGTGGGGGAGATCAAGCGTTTCTTCCGCGACACCTCGTGGTCGGTGCGGGTGCCGCGCCGGCTCCAGGAGCTCCGGCTCGCGCTCACCAAGGCGAGTGACGAGCTCGCCCAGAAGCTGGACCGGTCGCCGACGGTCCCGGAGCTGGCCAAGGCGCTCGGGGTGTCCGAGGAGGACGTGGTCGACGGTCTGGCCGTCGGCAACGCCTACACGGCCTCCTCGCTGGACTCCCCGTCCCCCGAGGACGACGGCGGCGAGGGCTCCCTGGCGGACCGCCTGGGGTACGAGGACGCCGCGCTGGAGGGTGTCGAGTACCGCGAGTCGCTGAAGCCGCTGCTGGCCAAGCTGCCGCCCCGGGAGCGGCAGATCATCATGCTGCGCTTCTTCGCCAACATGACCCAGTCGCAGATCGGCGAGGAGGTCGGCATCTCGCAGATGCACGTCTCACGGCTGCTGACCCGGACCCTCACCCAGCTCAGGGAAGGGCTCATCGCCGACTGAGCGGCACGGGCCGGGCGGCACACATACCGCCGGCGCGGCGTTCCCCGCAGGGCGCCGCGCCGGGCGTACGGCGGTACGACCGCCGGGGCAACCCTGACCGCTGCCCCGACGGCCGTACCGTGCTCGGGATCCCGGGACGGCGGCGCGGGCGCTGCCGCCCCGGGAGGGGTGCCGGAGGGGCCGGAGCCCGGCCGGCGGGCAGTCCCCGGGCCGGGATCCGTCCGCCCCGGTCAGCCGAGGGCGAGCCAGGCGACGGCGCCGAGTACCACGATGACCGCGACGATCGCCACGATCACCCCGGCCTTCGGGCCGGAGGAGGCCGCGGCCGTCTGCTGCCTGCGCTGCGGCTCTCCGTCGTCGACGAACGCGCGGAACATCTGCGTGCTGCCCGCCGGGTCGTGAGAGCCCTCGGGGCCCGGCTGCGGGGCGTGGGGGTTGTGTGCCATGGCCCAGGACCCTAGCGAACTCGGCACGACCTCCCAACCCCCGGGTCTCCGGCGGGCGATGACCCGGAGCGCCCGCGACAGGCCCCGCCCCGTCGCACGGGCCGGCGCGCACCGGGCGCGCGGCCCCTTGTCCACGCTCCCCCTCCCGGGCTCCCGGCGGCGCCCGGGGCGGCTCCCCGGCACCGCCCCGAGCGCCCCGGACGGCATCCGGGATGTGTCCGGGAACACACCGCCGACCCGGTGCACGCTGTGCGCTGGGGCCTTGACCGGGACCCGGCGGAGGCTTTTGCGTTCCTTTACTTCTGCAAGCCCCTTTTAGTTTGCCTGCGGCAACCAACCGCTTCTATCGTTGCCCTAAGCAACAAGATGCACCCGGGAGACACCAGGAGGGACCGGTGG
This DNA window, taken from Streptomyces nitrosporeus, encodes the following:
- a CDS encoding RNA polymerase sigma factor SigF; this translates as MPASTAPQVPPQNVQTDEARSVTPGTPAPGRTRGADTRALTQVLFGRLKDLEPGTPEHDRVRTALIEANLPLVRYAAARFRSRNEPMEDVVQVGTIGLINAIDRFDPERGVQFPTFAMPTVVGEIKRYFRDNVRTVHVPRRLHELWVQVTGATEDLTTAHGRSPTTAEIAQRLKISEEEVLACIEAGRSYHATSLEAAQEGDGLPGLLDRLGYEDPALAGVEHRDLVRHLLVQLPEREQRILLLRYYNNLTQSQISAELGVSQMHVSRLLARSFARLRSANRIEA
- a CDS encoding Dabb family protein, whose amino-acid sequence is MIRHLVLFKLNDGVERDDPRVVAGAEAFRALGEKIPEVEFWECAWNITDRPIAYDFAINSAVADEDSLKRYIGHPEHQAVAGQWREFATWVIADYPF
- a CDS encoding RNA polymerase sigma factor SigF, encoding MSADQGSSKVLTLTKSVPAPAVLTSSSEAIDTRTLSRSLFLRLAALGPCGPDGRESPERAYVRDTLIELNLPLVRYAAARFRSRNEPMEDIVQVGTIGLIKAIDRFDCERGVEFPTFAMPTVVGEIKRFFRDTSWSVRVPRRLQELRLALTKASDELAQKLDRSPTVPELAKALGVSEEDVVDGLAVGNAYTASSLDSPSPEDDGGEGSLADRLGYEDAALEGVEYRESLKPLLAKLPPRERQIIMLRFFANMTQSQIGEEVGISQMHVSRLLTRTLTQLREGLIAD